One Kineococcus aurantiacus genomic window carries:
- the mca gene encoding mycothiol conjugate amidase Mca has product MAETLRLMAVHAHPDDESSKGAASMAKYVAEGVEVLVVSCTGGERGDVLNPRLKQDATLLRDMGEYRRHEMAEAARILGVQHRWLGYVDSGLPEGDPLPPLPKGCFALTPEQFTVDALVHVVREFRPHVMTTYDESGGYPHPDHIMTHTVSLAAFHAAADPERFPQAGPAWTTSKLYYHASFSRDRMRTFHEAFLARGEESPFAEWMKRIAEEEPGARKELEITTRVECGEFFETRDRALLAHATQIDPDGWFFGVPLELQRELWPTEDFHLAISHVPTTTPEDDLFAGLRP; this is encoded by the coding sequence GTGGCGGAGACGTTGCGGCTCATGGCCGTGCACGCCCACCCGGACGACGAGTCCAGCAAGGGTGCGGCGTCGATGGCCAAGTACGTGGCCGAGGGCGTCGAGGTGCTCGTCGTGTCGTGCACCGGGGGCGAGCGCGGGGACGTGCTCAACCCCCGCCTGAAGCAGGACGCGACCCTGCTGCGCGACATGGGGGAGTACCGCCGGCACGAGATGGCCGAGGCGGCCCGGATCCTGGGGGTGCAGCACCGCTGGCTCGGCTACGTGGACTCCGGGCTGCCCGAGGGTGACCCGCTGCCGCCGCTGCCGAAGGGCTGCTTCGCCCTGACGCCGGAGCAGTTCACCGTGGACGCCCTCGTGCACGTGGTGCGCGAGTTCCGCCCGCACGTCATGACGACCTACGACGAGTCCGGTGGGTACCCGCACCCGGACCACATCATGACCCACACGGTGTCCCTGGCCGCCTTCCACGCCGCCGCCGACCCCGAGCGGTTCCCGCAGGCGGGGCCGGCGTGGACGACGTCGAAGCTCTACTACCACGCCAGCTTCTCCCGGGACCGCATGCGCACCTTCCACGAGGCGTTCCTGGCCCGGGGCGAGGAGTCCCCGTTCGCGGAGTGGATGAAGCGCATCGCCGAGGAGGAACCCGGCGCGCGCAAGGAGCTGGAGATCACCACGCGCGTGGAGTGCGGGGAGTTCTTCGAGACCCGCGACCGGGCGCTGCTGGCGCACGCGACGCAGATCGACCCCGACGGCTGGTTCTTCGGGGTGCCGCTGGAGCTGCAGCGCGAGCTGTGGCCCACCGAGGACTTCCACCTCGCGATCAGCCACGTGCCGACGACCACGCCCGAGGACGACCTGTTCGCGGGGCTGCGCCCGTGA
- a CDS encoding DUF4307 domain-containing protein, translating into MTSPHRPGEVPADVLAARYGRRPPRTGRPWYRRPVRLAAAVLGAALLLAYGVWLSVDQSRGPSYTEISHRVLDDRIAEIRFSVTRPAGTAVRCQVHALDESSAEVGLLQVDVPASPETDVQQTVQVRTTSRAVTVGVESCSAVSS; encoded by the coding sequence GTGACCAGTCCCCACAGGCCCGGGGAAGTCCCCGCAGACGTCCTCGCCGCGCGGTACGGCCGGCGCCCGCCGCGCACCGGCCGGCCCTGGTACCGGCGCCCGGTCCGGCTCGCGGCGGCGGTCCTGGGCGCCGCGCTGCTGCTCGCCTACGGGGTGTGGCTGTCGGTGGACCAGTCCCGGGGGCCGTCCTACACCGAGATCAGCCACCGCGTCCTGGACGACCGGATCGCGGAGATCCGGTTCAGCGTCACGCGGCCGGCGGGCACGGCCGTGCGCTGCCAGGTGCACGCCCTGGACGAGAGCTCCGCGGAGGTGGGGCTGCTGCAGGTGGACGTCCCGGCCTCCCCGGAGACCGACGTCCAGCAGACGGTGCAGGTCAGGACGACGTCGCGGGCCGTGACGGTCGGGGTGGAGTCCTGTTCGGCGGTGTCGTCCTGA
- a CDS encoding AI-2E family transporter, translating to MAQPQPPHRPYVSPALRTAADWSWRFVVVAVAVVVLAYGLSFVSEIFIPVLVAMLIAALLAPVVNLLDVRLHVPRAVAALVTLLVAAGVVAGLVTIVGSQASSQWSDLASSATQGVGEVERWLSTGPLHLTSTAISDYVAELQQAATDNQDALIAGATGVVSTAGHLVAGFFICLFTSFFFLLEGRRIWSWLVHLLPRPAQDPLDDAARQSWVTLTHYMRATIVVALVDGVGVAIGAAVLRVPLATSLGLLVFLGAFIPIVGALLSGTVAVLVALVAHDFVTALIMLGVVILVQQVESHLLQPFLMGRAVAVHPLAVILAVAGGATVFGIVGALFAVPLVAVLKTGVGALARGGRPTEEVEEITDSDAPLAPEAPPPHDEAEPVDGDEGAARVKR from the coding sequence ATGGCCCAGCCCCAGCCCCCGCACCGGCCCTACGTCAGCCCGGCGCTGCGGACGGCCGCGGACTGGTCGTGGCGGTTCGTCGTGGTCGCGGTGGCCGTCGTGGTGCTCGCCTACGGCCTCAGCTTCGTCAGCGAGATCTTCATCCCGGTCCTCGTGGCGATGCTCATCGCGGCGCTGCTCGCACCCGTGGTGAACCTGCTGGACGTGCGCCTGCACGTCCCGCGGGCCGTGGCGGCCCTGGTGACGCTGCTCGTCGCCGCCGGCGTGGTGGCCGGGCTCGTGACGATCGTCGGGTCGCAGGCCTCCAGCCAGTGGTCGGACCTGGCGTCCTCGGCCACCCAGGGCGTCGGCGAGGTCGAGCGGTGGCTCTCGACCGGCCCCCTGCACCTGACGTCCACGGCCATCTCCGACTACGTCGCCGAGCTCCAGCAGGCGGCCACGGACAACCAGGACGCGCTCATCGCGGGCGCGACCGGGGTCGTGTCCACGGCCGGGCACCTCGTGGCCGGGTTCTTCATCTGCCTGTTCACCTCGTTCTTCTTCCTGCTGGAGGGCCGGCGGATCTGGTCCTGGCTCGTGCACCTGCTGCCGCGGCCGGCGCAGGACCCGCTGGACGACGCGGCCCGGCAGTCCTGGGTGACCCTGACCCACTACATGCGGGCCACGATCGTCGTCGCCCTCGTCGACGGCGTCGGCGTGGCGATCGGGGCGGCGGTCCTGCGCGTCCCGCTCGCCACGTCGCTGGGGCTGCTCGTCTTCCTCGGCGCCTTCATCCCCATCGTGGGGGCGCTGCTGTCGGGGACCGTCGCCGTCCTCGTCGCCCTCGTGGCCCACGACTTCGTGACGGCGCTGATCATGCTGGGCGTGGTGATCCTCGTCCAGCAGGTCGAGTCGCACCTGCTGCAGCCGTTCCTCATGGGACGCGCCGTGGCCGTGCACCCGCTGGCCGTCATCCTCGCCGTGGCCGGCGGTGCGACGGTCTTCGGGATCGTCGGGGCGCTGTTCGCGGTGCCGCTGGTCGCGGTGCTCAAGACGGGCGTCGGTGCCCTGGCCCGGGGCGGGCGGCCCACCGAGGAGGTCGAGGAGATCACCGACTCGGACGCGCCCCTGGCGCCGGAGGCACCCCCACCGCACGACGAGGCCGAGCCCGTCGACGGCGACGAGGGGGCGGCGCGGGTCAAGCGGTAG
- a CDS encoding DUF255 domain-containing protein, producing the protein MPNRLSRSTSPYLLQHADNPVDWQEWGAEAFAEARRRDVPVLVSTGYAACHWCHVMAHESFEDPATAAEMNAWFVNVKVDREERPDVDAVHMAATTAMTGQGGWPMTTFCTPDGQIFYAGTYFPPRPHPQLPSFRQLLAAVSEAWRDRRGEVLASSGRIAAALGAMVPTAGDVPGPDELAAAVDALAAEEDVVHGGFGGAPKFPPSMVCEFLLRHAARTGSDQAAGLVRRTLTAMARSGTADQVGGGFARYAVDAGWVVPHFEKMLYDNALLARVYLHSWRATGDAEHRRVAEHTCEFLLRDLRTPQGAFAASLDADTPVPDAQGNPHAVEGATYVWTPGDLVEVLGLDDGPWAAELLGVTEAGTFEHGTSTARLTRDPGEELDRWERVRERLAAARADRPQPARDDKVVLAWNGLAVAALAEAGALLERPDLLLAARGAAEFLLDVHRVDGRWRRVSRDGVVGTPAAVLEDLSDLAEGLLALHAATGERRFFDVALELGREVLDRFDGPDGLVDVADVDPALSAARAGAGSPADPTDGATPSGGSAAAGVLLSLGALTGSAEFGDAARRALGVAGAVAAASPRFAGWGLAVAEALADGPREVAVVGAAGDAGTAALHRVALAGTAPGLVVARGVPGESVPELLAHRDLVGGRAAAYVCRGQVCQAPTTEVAELAAAVGARRG; encoded by the coding sequence GTGCCCAACCGCCTGTCCCGGTCCACCAGCCCCTACCTCCTGCAGCACGCCGACAACCCCGTCGACTGGCAGGAGTGGGGCGCCGAGGCGTTCGCCGAGGCCCGCCGCCGGGACGTGCCCGTCCTCGTCTCCACGGGGTACGCGGCCTGCCACTGGTGCCACGTCATGGCCCACGAGTCGTTCGAGGACCCGGCCACCGCGGCGGAGATGAACGCGTGGTTCGTCAACGTCAAGGTCGACCGGGAGGAGCGGCCCGACGTCGACGCCGTGCACATGGCCGCCACGACGGCCATGACCGGTCAGGGCGGCTGGCCCATGACGACGTTCTGCACCCCGGACGGGCAGATCTTCTACGCCGGCACCTACTTCCCACCCCGCCCGCACCCGCAGCTGCCGTCCTTCCGCCAGCTCCTGGCCGCGGTGAGCGAAGCGTGGCGGGACCGGCGCGGGGAGGTGCTGGCCTCCAGCGGCCGCATCGCCGCGGCCCTGGGGGCGATGGTGCCCACCGCCGGGGACGTGCCCGGCCCGGACGAGCTGGCCGCCGCGGTGGACGCCCTGGCCGCCGAGGAGGACGTCGTGCACGGCGGGTTCGGCGGGGCGCCGAAGTTCCCGCCGTCCATGGTGTGCGAGTTCCTCCTGCGGCACGCCGCCCGGACCGGCTCGGACCAGGCGGCGGGCCTGGTGCGGCGGACGCTGACGGCCATGGCCCGCAGCGGCACCGCCGACCAGGTCGGCGGCGGCTTCGCCCGGTACGCCGTCGACGCCGGCTGGGTCGTCCCCCACTTCGAGAAGATGCTCTACGACAACGCGCTGCTGGCCCGCGTCTACCTGCACTCCTGGCGCGCCACGGGGGACGCCGAGCACCGCCGCGTCGCCGAGCACACGTGCGAGTTCCTGCTGCGGGACCTGCGCACCCCGCAGGGCGCGTTCGCGGCCTCGCTGGACGCCGACACCCCCGTCCCGGACGCGCAGGGGAACCCGCACGCCGTCGAGGGCGCCACGTACGTGTGGACGCCCGGCGACCTCGTGGAGGTCCTCGGCCTCGACGACGGGCCGTGGGCGGCCGAGCTGCTCGGCGTCACCGAGGCGGGCACCTTCGAGCACGGCACCTCCACGGCCCGGCTGACGCGCGACCCCGGCGAGGAGCTCGACCGCTGGGAACGGGTCCGCGAGCGGCTGGCCGCCGCCCGCGCCGACCGCCCGCAGCCGGCCCGCGACGACAAGGTGGTGCTGGCCTGGAACGGGCTGGCCGTCGCGGCGCTGGCCGAGGCGGGGGCGCTGCTGGAGCGCCCCGACCTGCTGCTCGCCGCGCGCGGGGCCGCGGAGTTCCTGCTGGACGTCCACCGGGTCGACGGCCGGTGGCGGCGGGTCTCGCGCGACGGGGTGGTGGGGACACCGGCCGCGGTCCTGGAGGACCTGTCCGACCTCGCCGAGGGCCTGCTGGCCCTGCACGCGGCGACGGGGGAGCGGCGCTTCTTCGACGTGGCCCTGGAGCTGGGCCGGGAGGTCCTGGACCGCTTCGACGGCCCCGACGGCCTCGTCGACGTCGCCGACGTCGACCCGGCGCTGTCGGCGGCCCGGGCCGGGGCCGGGTCACCCGCGGACCCCACCGACGGCGCGACGCCCTCGGGCGGGTCCGCGGCGGCGGGGGTCCTGCTGTCGCTGGGGGCGCTGACCGGCTCGGCGGAGTTCGGCGACGCCGCGCGGCGGGCGCTGGGGGTCGCCGGGGCCGTCGCGGCGGCCTCACCGCGGTTCGCCGGCTGGGGCCTGGCCGTCGCCGAGGCGCTGGCGGACGGGCCGCGGGAGGTGGCCGTGGTCGGGGCGGCCGGGGACGCGGGGACGGCCGCGCTGCACCGGGTCGCCCTCGCCGGGACGGCCCCCGGGCTCGTCGTGGCGCGCGGGGTCCCGGGGGAGTCGGTGCCCGAGCTGCTGGCGCACCGCGACCTCGTGGGCGGGCGCGCCGCGGCGTACGTGTGCCGCGGTCAGGTGTGCCAGGCCCCGACGACGGAGGTGGCCGAGCTGGCCGCGGCCGTGGGGGCGCGCCGGGGCTGA
- the trhA gene encoding PAQR family membrane homeostasis protein TrhA, producing MTADAHHDTAALVAAVKPKLRGWLHAGTFPAVLVAGTALVCLAPTPGARWAAVVFAVTAALLFGTSALYHRGDWSPRWAAVLRRLDHSNIFLIIAGTYTPLAVTTLPAGKARTLLTVVWAGALAGVAFRVLWIGAPRWLYTPVYLALGWVAVGYLGDFARGGGVAVAVLVVVGGLLYSLGALAYGTKRPNPSPRWFGFHEVFHAFTVVAFTAHYVGISLATYGHAA from the coding sequence ATGACGGCCGACGCCCACCACGACACCGCCGCGCTCGTCGCCGCGGTGAAGCCGAAGCTGAGGGGCTGGCTGCACGCCGGCACGTTCCCCGCGGTGCTCGTCGCGGGGACGGCGCTGGTCTGCCTGGCCCCGACGCCGGGGGCCCGCTGGGCCGCGGTGGTCTTCGCCGTCACCGCGGCCCTGCTGTTCGGCACGAGCGCGCTGTACCACCGCGGCGACTGGTCCCCGCGGTGGGCGGCGGTGCTGCGCCGGCTGGACCACAGCAACATCTTCCTCATCATCGCCGGCACCTACACCCCGCTGGCGGTGACGACGCTGCCGGCGGGGAAGGCGCGGACCCTGCTGACGGTCGTGTGGGCGGGGGCGCTGGCGGGGGTGGCGTTCCGGGTCCTGTGGATCGGCGCCCCCCGGTGGCTGTACACGCCCGTCTACCTGGCCCTGGGCTGGGTCGCGGTGGGCTACCTGGGGGACTTCGCCCGCGGCGGCGGGGTCGCGGTGGCGGTGCTCGTCGTCGTGGGGGGCCTGCTGTACTCCCTGGGCGCGCTCGCCTACGGGACCAAGCGCCCCAACCCCAGCCCGCGCTGGTTCGGCTTCCACGAGGTGTTCCACGCCTTCACCGTCGTGGCGTTCACCGCGCACTACGTGGGGATCTCCCTGGCCACCTACGGGCACGCCGCCTGA
- a CDS encoding Gfo/Idh/MocA family oxidoreductase, producing the protein MSTPTRFGILGTGHWARTTHAAALRAHPDVELVGFWGRDPAHARDAAAQHGTTAFGDLDDLLGRVDAVTVALPPDVQAQVAVRAADRGRHLLLDKPLATTLPGARAVVEAVRRNGVASVEYLTYLFQPDITTWLERMRALAAEHGPWEGGVFRWAGSIDAPGSPYGASAWRRERGGLWDTGPHALSIALELFGPVERVSAGRGPRDAVTVALEHAGGAGTSLSLTLTAPQGAGGSFATVWGPGGRHDLPRFTGTPQEGFARAVDRLRRAAATGEPDALDVRRAAAAVAVLAAVEEHLARPDRATAVPQP; encoded by the coding sequence GTGAGCACCCCCACGCGGTTCGGGATCCTCGGCACCGGCCACTGGGCCCGCACCACCCACGCCGCCGCGCTGCGCGCGCACCCCGACGTCGAGCTCGTCGGGTTCTGGGGCCGCGACCCCGCGCACGCGCGGGACGCCGCGGCGCAGCACGGGACGACGGCGTTCGGGGACCTCGACGACCTCCTGGGGCGGGTGGACGCCGTGACGGTGGCCCTGCCCCCGGACGTGCAGGCGCAGGTCGCGGTGCGCGCCGCGGACCGGGGCCGGCACCTGCTGCTGGACAAGCCCCTCGCGACGACCCTGCCGGGTGCGCGGGCCGTGGTGGAGGCGGTGCGGCGCAACGGTGTCGCCTCGGTGGAGTACCTGACGTACCTGTTCCAGCCGGACATCACGACGTGGCTGGAGCGGATGCGGGCGCTCGCGGCCGAGCACGGCCCGTGGGAGGGCGGGGTGTTCCGCTGGGCGGGGTCGATCGACGCCCCGGGCAGCCCCTACGGGGCGTCGGCGTGGCGCCGGGAGCGCGGGGGCCTGTGGGACACCGGCCCGCACGCGCTGTCGATCGCCCTGGAGCTGTTCGGCCCCGTCGAGCGGGTCAGCGCGGGGCGGGGGCCGCGGGACGCGGTGACCGTGGCGCTGGAGCACGCCGGCGGCGCGGGGACGTCGCTGTCGCTGACGCTGACGGCGCCGCAGGGGGCGGGCGGGTCGTTCGCGACGGTCTGGGGCCCCGGCGGCCGGCACGACCTGCCGCGCTTCACCGGCACCCCGCAGGAGGGTTTCGCCCGGGCCGTGGACCGGTTGCGCCGGGCCGCGGCGACGGGTGAGCCGGACGCCCTGGACGTGCGCCGGGCCGCCGCCGCGGTCGCGGTCCTGGCCGCGGTCGAGGAGCACCTCGCGCGGCCGGACCGGGCCACGGCCGTCCCTCAGCCCTGA
- the greA gene encoding transcription elongation factor GreA, which produces MSDTTTGSTTWLTQDAYDRLKAEYEHLAGEGRTELAKRIEQAREEGDLKENAGYHAAKEEQGKQELRIRQLRHLLETAQVGEAPASASGEVSLGHVVTVELAGDEVKFLLGSREVGDAAGLDVYSEKSPLGAAILGRKPGDEVQYTAPNGKVFPVKVVSTEPYTG; this is translated from the coding sequence GTGAGCGACACGACCACCGGCAGCACGACCTGGCTGACGCAGGACGCCTACGACCGCCTCAAGGCCGAGTACGAGCACCTCGCCGGTGAAGGCCGCACGGAGCTCGCCAAGCGCATCGAGCAGGCGCGCGAGGAGGGCGACCTCAAGGAGAACGCGGGCTACCACGCGGCCAAGGAGGAGCAGGGCAAGCAGGAGCTGCGCATCCGCCAGCTGCGCCACCTCCTGGAGACCGCGCAGGTCGGCGAGGCGCCCGCCTCGGCGTCCGGGGAGGTCTCCCTGGGGCACGTCGTGACCGTCGAGCTGGCCGGCGACGAGGTGAAGTTCCTGCTCGGCAGCCGCGAGGTGGGGGACGCCGCGGGGCTGGACGTCTACTCCGAGAAGTCCCCGCTGGGCGCGGCCATCCTGGGCCGCAAGCCCGGCGACGAGGTCCAGTACACGGCCCCCAACGGCAAGGTGTTCCCCGTCAAGGTCGTGAGCACGGAGCCCTACACCGGCTGA